The Hyphomonas sediminis genome contains a region encoding:
- a CDS encoding NtrZ family periplasmic regulatory protein: protein MRADLVLSFALAAAAFTLPAVAQERLADDVIRVEAPTLSETSSARTDWYRQFSEGKPPESRLQWQAEPTQEFSVHIGKDSRWQLNLDKVTRPGETMLPREEVQAGATFRVTPRFSVGGEVRFGADEIDSSTRWESQEVEAGIRLKSAFKF from the coding sequence ATGCGCGCTGATCTTGTTCTTTCTTTTGCCCTTGCGGCTGCAGCCTTCACGCTGCCGGCTGTGGCACAGGAACGTCTGGCTGACGACGTGATCCGCGTGGAAGCGCCCACCCTGTCGGAAACCAGCTCTGCCCGCACCGATTGGTATCGCCAGTTTTCTGAGGGCAAGCCGCCGGAATCGCGTCTGCAATGGCAGGCCGAACCCACGCAGGAGTTCTCCGTTCATATCGGCAAGGATTCCCGCTGGCAGCTGAACCTCGACAAGGTCACCCGTCCCGGTGAAACCATGCTCCCGCGCGAAGAAGTCCAGGCCGGCGCCACCTTCCGCGTCACGCCCCGTTTCTCGGTCGGCGGTGAAGTGCGCTTCGGCGCCGATGAAATCGACTCCTCCACCCGTTGGGAAAGCCAGGAAGTCGAAGCCGGCATTCGCCTGAAGTCGGCCTTCAAGTTCTGA
- a CDS encoding YggS family pyridoxal phosphate-dependent enzyme, translating into MTDTPNQDIANRRARILAELAAAHDPAPELIAVSKSQSDEAIDAMLAAGQRVFGENRVQEAEKHWETRKDKYPGLTLHLIGPLQTNKAAEAVRLFDVIQTLDREKLADSLATAMEKEGRRPKLFIQVNTGEEEQKAGVSPSKVGDLLRYSREQARLEIVGLMCIPPVDEPAGPHFALLRKIAKDYGLPGLSMGMSGDYELAARYGATHVRVGTALFGSRD; encoded by the coding sequence ATGACTGATACCCCGAACCAGGACATTGCCAACCGCCGCGCGCGCATCCTCGCAGAGCTTGCCGCTGCCCACGATCCTGCGCCCGAGCTGATCGCCGTATCGAAATCCCAGTCCGATGAAGCGATCGACGCGATGCTGGCGGCTGGCCAGCGCGTGTTCGGGGAAAACCGGGTCCAGGAAGCCGAGAAACACTGGGAAACCCGCAAGGATAAGTATCCGGGCCTCACCCTCCATCTTATCGGCCCGCTCCAGACCAACAAGGCGGCTGAAGCCGTCCGGCTTTTCGACGTTATTCAAACGCTCGACCGGGAAAAACTCGCAGATTCGCTGGCCACTGCGATGGAAAAGGAGGGCCGCCGCCCGAAACTCTTTATCCAGGTGAATACTGGCGAAGAGGAGCAGAAAGCCGGTGTTTCCCCCTCCAAAGTGGGTGATTTGCTGCGGTATTCGCGCGAACAGGCCCGTCTCGAAATTGTCGGCCTGATGTGTATTCCGCCGGTGGACGAGCCGGCCGGGCCTCACTTTGCCCTGTTGCGCAAGATCGCCAAGGACTACGGACTTCCCGGCCTCTCAATGGGTATGAGCGGGGATTATGAGCTCGCCGCCCGCTATGGCGCGACCCATGTGCGCGTCGGCACCGCCCTGTTCGGCAGCCGCGACTAG
- the leuS gene encoding leucine--tRNA ligase yields the protein MATRYDPQSAEPRWREAWEKDDIFRTKAPKDAPGAPKAYVLEMFPYPSGRLHMGHVRNYAMGDVVARHRRAKGYNVLHPMGWDAFGMPAENAAMERKVHPGKWTYANIESMKAQFRKLGLSLDWSREFATCDPEYYGAQQALFLKLMERGLVYRKASKVNWDPVDNTVLANEQVIDGRGWRSGALVEQRQLTQWFFKITAYADDLLDAVQKLERWPEKVRTMQANWIGRSEGLEMTFAFEGTAPAGFEDGITVFTTRPDTLFGASFVALSPDHPLTIQLAETSEELKAFRAKCAQVGTSEEAIEKADKLGFDTGLTVAHPFEPGRTVPVWVANFVLMGYGTGAIFGCPAHDQRDLDFARKFGLGVFPVVLPPDADAAKFEVGTEAYTGPGHIYKSGFLDGLAIDEAKRAAIAKIESAGQGEGKVNYRLRDWGVSRQRYWGCPIPVIHCEDCGVVGVPEADLPVRLPDDVTFDVPGNPLDRHPSWKHVNCPKCGKPARRETDTLDTFVDSSWYYARFASISDPEERAYWLPVDQYIGGVEHAVLHLLYSRFFSRAMRDVGELDLPSGEPFAGLFTQGMVTHETYKSEGGLWLEPSAVERKDGKVIEIATGQPVKVGAIEKMSKSKKNTVDPDAIVATYGADVARWFVLSDSPPERDVEWTQAGAEGAARFVQRVWSFVDALPEAGPFPAPAADDASTALRKASHKAVATIDKAIEEFRFNSAIASVHEWVNTLKKAESDPATLGARVEGADFLARCLTPFMPHLAEACWARMGKLGLVSVAAWPEIDPSLVTDESVTLAVQVNGKRRGEITVAKDLANDAVEAAAIALPELAPFIEGKSVKKTIVVPGRIVNIVVA from the coding sequence ATGGCCACCCGTTATGATCCGCAGAGCGCGGAACCCCGTTGGCGTGAAGCCTGGGAAAAAGACGACATTTTCCGGACCAAGGCGCCGAAGGACGCGCCCGGCGCGCCGAAAGCCTACGTGCTGGAGATGTTCCCCTACCCTTCCGGCCGCCTGCATATGGGCCATGTGCGCAACTATGCGATGGGCGACGTGGTTGCCCGTCACCGCCGCGCCAAGGGATATAACGTTCTGCACCCGATGGGATGGGACGCGTTCGGCATGCCGGCGGAAAACGCCGCGATGGAACGCAAGGTCCACCCCGGCAAATGGACATATGCCAACATCGAGTCGATGAAGGCGCAGTTCCGCAAGCTTGGCCTGTCGCTGGACTGGAGCCGCGAATTTGCGACCTGCGACCCGGAATATTACGGCGCCCAGCAGGCATTGTTCCTGAAGCTGATGGAAAGGGGCCTTGTCTATCGCAAGGCCTCCAAGGTGAACTGGGACCCTGTGGACAACACCGTGCTCGCCAACGAGCAGGTGATCGACGGGCGCGGCTGGCGCTCGGGCGCGCTGGTGGAACAGCGCCAGCTGACCCAATGGTTCTTCAAGATTACGGCGTATGCCGACGACCTGCTGGACGCCGTGCAGAAGCTGGAACGCTGGCCAGAGAAGGTCCGCACGATGCAGGCCAACTGGATTGGCCGGTCTGAAGGGCTGGAGATGACCTTCGCCTTTGAAGGCACTGCGCCCGCCGGCTTTGAAGATGGCATCACCGTTTTCACGACGCGGCCCGATACGCTGTTTGGCGCGAGCTTTGTCGCACTGTCTCCGGATCATCCGCTGACGATCCAACTGGCGGAGACGTCTGAAGAATTGAAAGCCTTCCGCGCGAAATGCGCGCAGGTGGGCACCAGCGAGGAAGCCATCGAAAAAGCCGACAAGCTCGGCTTCGATACCGGCCTGACCGTCGCCCATCCGTTCGAGCCCGGACGGACGGTTCCGGTCTGGGTCGCAAACTTCGTGCTGATGGGATATGGCACGGGCGCCATTTTTGGCTGCCCCGCGCATGACCAACGCGACCTCGACTTTGCGCGCAAGTTTGGCCTGGGCGTGTTCCCGGTGGTGCTGCCGCCCGACGCCGACGCGGCCAAGTTTGAAGTAGGCACCGAAGCCTATACCGGACCCGGACATATATATAAGTCTGGTTTCCTCGACGGCCTCGCCATCGACGAGGCCAAACGCGCCGCGATTGCGAAGATCGAAAGCGCCGGCCAGGGCGAAGGCAAGGTAAACTACCGCCTGCGCGACTGGGGTGTTTCGCGCCAGCGCTATTGGGGCTGCCCGATCCCGGTGATCCATTGCGAGGATTGCGGCGTGGTGGGCGTTCCGGAGGCGGATCTTCCTGTGCGCCTGCCCGATGACGTGACCTTCGACGTGCCCGGCAATCCGCTGGACCGCCACCCGAGCTGGAAGCATGTGAACTGCCCGAAATGCGGCAAGCCGGCCCGGCGCGAGACCGATACGCTGGACACGTTCGTGGACAGCTCCTGGTATTATGCGCGCTTTGCCAGCATTTCCGATCCGGAAGAGCGCGCTTACTGGCTGCCGGTCGATCAATATATCGGCGGCGTGGAACACGCGGTTCTCCACCTGCTCTATTCCCGCTTCTTCTCCCGCGCGATGCGCGATGTCGGCGAGCTGGACCTGCCTTCGGGCGAGCCGTTCGCGGGCCTCTTCACGCAAGGGATGGTGACACACGAGACCTACAAATCCGAAGGCGGATTGTGGCTGGAACCTTCCGCTGTCGAGCGGAAGGACGGCAAGGTTATCGAGATTGCGACGGGCCAGCCTGTGAAGGTCGGCGCCATCGAGAAGATGTCGAAGTCCAAGAAAAATACGGTCGACCCCGACGCGATCGTCGCCACTTATGGTGCCGATGTGGCGCGCTGGTTCGTGCTGTCGGACTCTCCGCCTGAGCGGGATGTCGAGTGGACGCAGGCCGGGGCCGAAGGCGCTGCGCGGTTTGTCCAGCGCGTCTGGTCCTTCGTCGACGCCCTGCCCGAGGCAGGCCCCTTCCCTGCCCCCGCGGCGGACGATGCCTCAACCGCGTTGCGCAAGGCGAGCCACAAGGCGGTCGCCACCATCGACAAGGCAATCGAAGAGTTCCGGTTCAACTCTGCCATCGCTTCGGTGCATGAATGGGTGAACACGCTGAAGAAGGCCGAGTCTGACCCGGCAACCCTCGGCGCGCGTGTCGAGGGCGCCGACTTCCTCGCGCGCTGCCTGACGCCGTTCATGCCCCACCTTGCCGAAGCGTGCTGGGCGCGGATGGGCAAGCTGGGCCTCGTCTCCGTCGCCGCCTGGCCGGAAATCGACCCCAGCCTCGTGACGGACGAATCCGTAACGCTGGCTGTTCAGGTGAACGGCAAGCGGCGCGGGGAGATCACGGTTGCCAAGGATCTGGCCAATGACGCGGTGGAAGCCGCCGCCATTGCGCTTCCCGAACTCGCCCCGTTTATCGAGGGCAAGAGCGTGAAGAAAACGATTGTTGTGCCCGGCCGGATTGTGAATATCGTGGTCGCATGA
- a CDS encoding porin: protein MPHARHVMLALAAPLLAAGPAMAQDVWDDAGGIETEFSLEGALVIAPEADQFALGLLKGGLSANYVLDNGVEIGAVGGLEAQRDHPARAGFSGVFPPTAGAGASSGGAFSGLARGGVPEDQGLRASLETAYIYIEGGYGEARLGADEGVATRFFEGGPVLFSHAGLVNPALDPSGALIARTDHDLTGPAMRASYASPRILGLRAGASYTPEADRRGLDRDPARDFPGTGRPEIENAYEFALNLSRRLPQSGVRLRAAAAYSQADTHFPADPTLYGNVETWSAGASAEFSRFTLGGSYLDSNNGAASGPGDYTAWAVSAAIPFKKLSFVAEVSGAEDEFAGLTSDAWQAGIVWTPLEDWRLAAGWRDVDTRYISGGLAASNAPGERKGIVIEITRSM, encoded by the coding sequence ATGCCCCATGCCCGCCATGTCATGCTTGCCCTTGCTGCGCCGCTGCTCGCGGCAGGCCCCGCAATGGCGCAGGATGTATGGGATGACGCCGGCGGGATTGAAACCGAGTTCAGCCTGGAGGGCGCCCTCGTCATCGCGCCGGAGGCGGACCAGTTCGCCCTCGGCCTTCTGAAAGGCGGGCTTTCGGCCAATTATGTGCTCGATAATGGTGTCGAAATCGGCGCCGTCGGCGGGCTTGAGGCGCAGCGTGATCATCCTGCGCGGGCAGGTTTCAGCGGCGTGTTCCCGCCGACTGCCGGGGCAGGGGCCTCTTCGGGCGGCGCGTTCAGCGGCCTCGCGCGCGGAGGGGTTCCGGAAGATCAGGGCCTGCGCGCGAGTCTCGAAACGGCTTATATCTATATTGAGGGCGGTTATGGCGAAGCGCGCCTTGGCGCCGATGAAGGCGTCGCCACGCGCTTCTTTGAAGGCGGCCCCGTCCTCTTTTCCCATGCCGGCCTCGTCAATCCGGCGCTTGACCCGTCCGGCGCGCTGATCGCCCGCACCGATCATGACCTGACCGGCCCGGCCATGCGGGCGAGCTATGCCAGCCCGCGCATTCTCGGCCTGCGGGCCGGCGCTTCCTATACGCCGGAAGCCGACCGGCGGGGGCTCGACCGGGACCCCGCCCGTGATTTTCCTGGCACAGGCCGCCCGGAAATCGAAAACGCCTATGAATTCGCGCTGAACCTGTCGCGCCGCCTTCCGCAAAGCGGCGTGCGCCTGCGCGCGGCCGCTGCCTACAGTCAGGCCGACACGCATTTCCCGGCCGATCCGACACTTTACGGCAATGTGGAAACCTGGTCGGCGGGCGCTTCGGCGGAGTTTTCCCGCTTCACCCTGGGCGGCAGCTATCTGGACTCCAATAATGGCGCCGCGTCCGGCCCCGGTGACTACACGGCCTGGGCAGTCTCCGCCGCCATTCCGTTCAAAAAGCTGAGTTTCGTCGCTGAAGTGTCCGGCGCAGAAGATGAATTTGCCGGCCTCACCAGCGATGCCTGGCAGGCCGGTATCGTCTGGACCCCGCTGGAAGACTGGCGCCTTGCGGCCGGTTGGCGGGATGTCGACACGCGCTATATTTCGGGGGGGCTGGCCGCCTCGAACGCGCCGGGTGAACGTAAGGGCATTGTGATCGAAATCACACGATCGATGTAA
- a CDS encoding LolA family protein codes for MMNFLAPFAAAALVAGASPLLPALKQAPVSPAVSTPATTQMSAAERGAVLKDAGKALAAVKTARGRFEQTSPDGGFSTGQFAMQRPGKVRFDYDDPVPLLMVSDGTTVALQDSDLETTDRVPLKSTPLSLLLSDRMDFESQADVLDVHRANGRTNITVQDKNGEMEGTLTLVLSSTDNSLIGWNTTDANSGNTSVTLRNVETGAKLNPRLFILRDFDNN; via the coding sequence ATGATGAACTTTCTCGCGCCGTTTGCTGCCGCTGCGCTGGTTGCCGGCGCCTCGCCCCTGCTCCCGGCGCTGAAACAGGCACCTGTCAGCCCGGCGGTCAGCACGCCTGCAACGACGCAGATGTCTGCTGCCGAACGCGGCGCTGTGCTCAAGGATGCCGGAAAAGCGCTTGCCGCAGTGAAAACCGCGCGGGGCCGTTTCGAGCAAACCTCGCCCGATGGCGGATTTTCCACTGGCCAGTTCGCCATGCAGCGCCCCGGCAAGGTGCGGTTTGATTATGACGACCCGGTTCCGCTTCTGATGGTCAGCGATGGCACAACCGTCGCCCTTCAGGATAGCGACCTGGAAACGACGGACCGCGTGCCCCTGAAATCAACGCCGCTATCCCTACTGCTGAGCGACCGAATGGACTTCGAATCCCAGGCGGACGTGCTGGACGTGCACCGCGCCAATGGCCGGACGAATATCACCGTGCAGGACAAGAATGGCGAAATGGAAGGCACGCTGACGCTGGTGCTGAGCTCGACCGACAATTCGCTGATCGGCTGGAATACGACGGATGCCAATAGCGGCAACACATCGGTGACGCTGCGCAATGTCGAGACCGGCGCCAAGCTCAATCCGCGCCTGTTTATCCTTCGGGACTTCGACAACAACTGA
- the holA gene encoding DNA polymerase III subunit delta: MLHKGRAAEGFARRPDPDVWAVLAFGEDEGLAFDAGQSLIASWGGKHGMDVTVLDDDAVRKEPALLFDALEAVSLLGDARAVRLRTSGDKIAALIIEAIEIGDKDPARFAAKLIIEAGSLPAKSKLRGAAESAKRAACLQLFAEEEADVAGRVKTALLAEGAVIDPPALDAFVGDLPGNRALANSEIEKLALYARGLGRPLTLEDIRALSATDVKQAISGVINAALDGRPGEAHHALDKLAENGTSGISILRSLQMEVLRMLSAHEKIAGGDGNPGKYLRPPIWPNEWPAFRVRLGKWPAKRLMRIMERIHDAERQTKVAGPSGDPVVRLLINDLAKAAEAVR, encoded by the coding sequence ATGCTGCACAAGGGACGCGCGGCGGAAGGTTTCGCCCGGCGGCCTGATCCGGATGTCTGGGCAGTGCTGGCTTTCGGCGAAGATGAAGGCCTCGCCTTCGATGCCGGCCAGTCGCTGATCGCCAGCTGGGGCGGAAAGCACGGCATGGATGTGACCGTGCTGGACGATGACGCCGTCCGCAAGGAACCGGCTCTCCTCTTCGATGCGCTCGAAGCGGTCTCCCTCCTGGGAGATGCGCGCGCTGTTCGCCTGCGCACGAGTGGGGACAAGATCGCCGCCCTGATCATCGAAGCGATCGAGATCGGCGACAAAGACCCAGCGCGCTTTGCCGCCAAGCTGATCATCGAAGCGGGAAGCCTGCCGGCAAAATCCAAACTTCGCGGCGCGGCTGAAAGCGCCAAGCGGGCCGCCTGCCTGCAACTCTTCGCGGAGGAAGAAGCCGATGTGGCCGGGCGGGTGAAGACGGCTCTGCTGGCCGAAGGCGCCGTCATAGACCCCCCTGCCCTCGATGCTTTCGTGGGCGACCTTCCGGGGAACCGGGCGCTGGCCAATTCAGAAATCGAAAAGCTGGCGCTTTATGCACGCGGCCTTGGCCGGCCCCTGACGCTGGAAGACATCCGCGCGCTTTCGGCAACAGATGTGAAGCAGGCGATTTCCGGCGTGATCAATGCCGCGCTGGATGGGCGGCCCGGTGAGGCGCATCACGCGCTCGACAAGCTGGCGGAAAACGGAACAAGCGGCATCTCCATTCTCCGCTCCCTTCAGATGGAAGTACTCCGGATGCTGAGCGCGCACGAGAAGATCGCGGGCGGGGATGGCAATCCCGGAAAATACCTGCGCCCGCCGATTTGGCCGAATGAATGGCCAGCCTTCCGCGTGCGCCTGGGCAAATGGCCGGCCAAACGCCTGATGCGCATAATGGAACGTATCCACGACGCCGAGCGCCAGACGAAGGTTGCCGGACCGTCCGGTGACCCCGTCGTCCGGCTACTGATTAACGATTTGGCAAAGGCTGCTGAAGCCGTCCGTTAA
- a CDS encoding response regulator transcription factor, whose product MTGRKIILIVDDEADLRETLAEQFELSDGFEALTAESGEDALKKIADTRIDLVILDVDMPGMNGREVCRRMRDEGIRTPVIMLTGRDGEADTVAGLESGANDYVSKPFSFAVLLARVRTQLRSFEQTEDATFEIGPYEFRPSTKVLRTKEGRRIRLTEKETEILKFLYRAAGKPVARETLLSEVWGYNAAVTTHTLETHIYRLRQKVEPDPSNAQLLLTDTGGYRLRP is encoded by the coding sequence ATGACGGGCCGGAAGATCATTCTCATCGTCGATGACGAGGCAGACCTGCGCGAAACCCTCGCCGAACAGTTCGAGCTGAGTGACGGATTCGAGGCGCTGACAGCGGAATCGGGCGAAGATGCACTGAAGAAGATCGCCGACACGCGCATCGATCTGGTGATCCTGGATGTCGACATGCCCGGCATGAATGGCCGCGAAGTCTGTCGCCGCATGCGCGACGAAGGCATCCGCACGCCTGTGATCATGCTCACCGGTCGGGATGGCGAAGCCGACACCGTTGCGGGCCTTGAATCCGGTGCCAACGATTATGTCTCCAAGCCGTTCAGCTTCGCGGTACTGCTGGCCCGCGTGCGCACCCAGTTGCGCAGCTTCGAGCAGACAGAAGATGCGACCTTCGAGATCGGTCCTTACGAGTTCCGCCCCTCCACCAAGGTGCTGCGGACCAAGGAAGGGCGCCGCATCCGCCTGACGGAGAAGGAAACCGAGATCCTGAAATTTCTCTACCGCGCCGCCGGCAAACCCGTTGCCCGGGAAACGTTGCTGTCAGAGGTCTGGGGGTACAATGCGGCCGTAACGACGCACACGCTGGAAACCCACATCTACCGTCTGCGTCAGAAGGTCGAACCCGATCCCTCCAACGCGCAGCTCCTGCTGACCGATACAGGCGGATACCGCCTCAGACCTTGA
- a CDS encoding exodeoxyribonuclease III, with amino-acid sequence MTRPLKIVTWNINSVRLRAPNVADFVAAEAPDVICLQETKCQDAEFPAKAFKDMGLPHLVIRGQRGGHAGVAIASRLPIEEAEVPDLCRENQARVIAARLPSGLEIHNIYLPAGGDIPDPVANEKFAHKLDFLDKLGPGYKTLKKGAKRILVGDLNVAPHENDVWSHKQLLRIVSHTPQETERLEDSRKSAGFSDVARLAVSDEQKLYTWWSYRAADWAASNRGRRLDHIWANKAALEDVKVDSYRIHPGWRGGWKPSDHAPVSLKIKV; translated from the coding sequence ATGACCCGTCCGCTGAAAATCGTCACCTGGAACATCAACTCCGTCCGCCTGCGGGCACCGAATGTGGCCGATTTTGTCGCCGCCGAGGCGCCCGACGTGATCTGTCTTCAGGAAACCAAGTGCCAGGACGCAGAGTTTCCGGCCAAGGCCTTCAAGGATATGGGCCTGCCCCACCTTGTTATCCGCGGCCAGCGCGGTGGACATGCTGGCGTTGCCATCGCGTCGCGCCTGCCGATCGAAGAAGCCGAAGTGCCAGACCTCTGCCGGGAAAACCAGGCGCGGGTGATCGCAGCCCGCCTGCCCTCCGGCCTCGAGATCCACAATATCTACCTGCCTGCCGGCGGCGACATTCCCGATCCGGTAGCGAACGAAAAATTCGCCCACAAGCTCGACTTCCTCGACAAGCTCGGCCCCGGCTACAAGACGCTGAAAAAGGGCGCGAAACGCATCCTCGTGGGCGATCTCAACGTTGCCCCACATGAGAATGACGTGTGGTCCCACAAGCAACTGCTGCGCATTGTCTCGCATACGCCGCAAGAAACTGAGCGCCTTGAGGATTCCCGCAAAAGCGCAGGTTTCAGCGATGTCGCCCGCCTGGCCGTTTCCGATGAGCAGAAGCTCTACACTTGGTGGAGCTACCGCGCCGCAGACTGGGCGGCCTCAAACCGGGGCCGGCGCCTCGACCATATCTGGGCGAACAAGGCGGCGCTGGAAGACGTGAAGGTCGACAGCTACCGCATCCATCCGGGATGGCGCGGTGGCTGGAAACCGTCGGACCACGCGCCGGTCAGCCTGAAGATCAAGGTCTGA
- a CDS encoding L,D-transpeptidase family protein — MAHFIAFSGGWIEGDGFRARCALGKGGVTPAAEKREGDGASPIGAWPARRVWYRPDKGSPPETGLPVIAMQPSDGWCDAPEHPLYNRWVPLPFPASHERLWREDGVYDLVVELGYNDSPPIAARGSAIFLHVARAGYEPTEGCIALAGGDLRQVLKHLAGGSIIEIRA; from the coding sequence ATGGCGCATTTCATAGCATTTTCAGGCGGCTGGATCGAAGGCGATGGCTTTCGCGCCCGCTGCGCGCTGGGCAAAGGCGGTGTGACACCTGCCGCTGAAAAGCGCGAAGGTGACGGCGCCTCTCCCATTGGCGCATGGCCCGCGCGGCGGGTGTGGTACCGGCCAGACAAGGGATCGCCGCCGGAAACGGGATTGCCTGTGATCGCGATGCAACCCTCGGACGGCTGGTGCGACGCGCCGGAACATCCGCTCTACAATCGCTGGGTGCCCCTACCCTTTCCCGCCAGCCATGAACGCCTCTGGCGGGAGGATGGGGTGTACGATCTGGTGGTGGAGCTGGGATATAATGATAGTCCGCCCATTGCAGCACGGGGGAGCGCGATCTTCCTGCATGTGGCGCGGGCGGGCTATGAACCGACGGAAGGATGCATCGCACTGGCCGGGGGAGACCTGCGGCAGGTGCTGAAGCACCTCGCGGGCGGATCGATCATCGAAATCCGGGCCTGA
- a CDS encoding DUF3576 domain-containing protein, giving the protein MIKPILTAAFAGLLLVSGCQSRGGNSGGPLVVQSVGAANPFLWRAALDTFEALPVQSTDPIGGIISYDWKSFADAPEERVKATVFILDSRLRADGVKVTVYRQVNTEGQWTDATVDPETAIQLENKILERARLLRTSQIG; this is encoded by the coding sequence ATGATCAAGCCGATCCTCACCGCCGCCTTTGCCGGCCTGCTTCTCGTCTCCGGCTGCCAGTCGCGCGGTGGAAATTCCGGTGGGCCGCTCGTGGTCCAGTCGGTTGGAGCGGCCAACCCGTTCCTGTGGCGCGCGGCGCTCGACACGTTCGAAGCCCTGCCCGTGCAATCGACCGATCCCATCGGCGGCATCATTTCCTATGATTGGAAAAGCTTCGCCGACGCCCCAGAGGAGCGCGTGAAAGCAACCGTTTTCATCCTCGACAGCCGCCTGCGCGCCGATGGCGTGAAAGTGACGGTCTATCGTCAGGTGAACACTGAAGGCCAATGGACCGACGCAACCGTGGACCCGGAAACGGCCATCCAGCTCGAGAACAAGATTCTTGAGCGGGCGCGTCTTCTACGGACTTCCCAGATCGGCTAA
- a CDS encoding thioredoxin family protein encodes MSNAELQHVKEGTDQGFMADVVEASMTQPVIVDFWAPWCGPCRTLGPIIEKVVESKKGAVKLVKINTEEHQAYAGQLGVRSIPAVYAFDKGRPVDGFLGALPESQVRGFVEKLLTGTDTGQMIAEALAQAEAASQSGDIALAAEIYSAVLQEEPENIAAIAGLARCHLANGDKEAAEATLATVPDAKKTDSAIKSVRMAIEMMADAPPPSELDEALSAVMAAPGDHEKRFELAEQYAALGRYQDAADHLLIILSSKLDWEGGKAKEKLLNIFEAAGNADPITIEGRRRLSSLMFA; translated from the coding sequence ATGAGCAACGCTGAACTCCAGCACGTCAAGGAAGGCACAGACCAGGGCTTTATGGCTGACGTGGTCGAGGCCTCCATGACCCAACCGGTAATCGTCGACTTCTGGGCGCCATGGTGTGGCCCGTGCCGGACGCTGGGCCCGATCATCGAAAAGGTGGTTGAGAGCAAGAAGGGCGCGGTGAAGCTCGTGAAGATCAATACCGAGGAACACCAGGCCTATGCCGGCCAACTCGGCGTGCGCTCCATTCCCGCGGTGTATGCCTTTGACAAAGGCCGCCCGGTCGATGGCTTCCTCGGCGCCCTGCCTGAAAGCCAGGTGCGCGGCTTTGTCGAAAAGCTGCTCACCGGCACCGATACTGGCCAGATGATCGCCGAAGCGCTGGCCCAGGCAGAGGCTGCGAGCCAATCGGGGGACATCGCGCTCGCCGCTGAAATCTATTCGGCTGTTCTCCAGGAAGAGCCTGAGAACATCGCTGCCATCGCTGGCCTTGCTCGCTGTCACCTTGCAAATGGCGATAAGGAAGCGGCTGAGGCGACACTTGCGACGGTGCCGGACGCGAAGAAAACCGACTCGGCTATCAAGAGCGTCCGCATGGCCATCGAAATGATGGCCGATGCTCCGCCGCCGAGCGAACTTGATGAAGCCCTTTCTGCCGTGATGGCTGCGCCGGGCGATCACGAGAAGCGGTTCGAGCTTGCCGAACAGTACGCCGCTTTGGGCCGCTATCAGGACGCGGCTGATCACCTGCTGATTATCCTCTCATCGAAGCTCGACTGGGAAGGCGGCAAGGCGAAGGAAAAATTGCTGAATATCTTTGAGGCTGCCGGCAACGCGGATCCCATCACGATCGAGGGCCGCCGCCGGCTTTCCTCACTGATGTTTGCCTGA
- a CDS encoding thiamine phosphate synthase: protein MSEKAQDRSRRKARMAARVAARHLPEGLPPAFFLTDPARTPCPERVVAGLPAGWGVIYRHFGADDREEVARRLLKLCRRRKITLLIGADPELAAKIGADGVHWPERMAGQSRKWRGRFKLQTVSGHSGYNRVLLRTLSVDAVLFSTVFASNSVSSGHPMGALKFRKLAPSLPKPVYALGGINTENGLCIADSAGLAAIEGWTCFEVR, encoded by the coding sequence ATGAGCGAGAAAGCCCAAGACAGATCAAGGCGCAAGGCGCGTATGGCCGCGCGGGTGGCTGCGCGCCACCTGCCAGAGGGGCTGCCGCCAGCTTTTTTCCTGACAGATCCGGCGCGAACGCCCTGCCCAGAGCGCGTGGTTGCGGGGCTTCCCGCAGGCTGGGGTGTGATTTACCGCCATTTTGGCGCGGATGACCGGGAGGAAGTTGCGCGGCGCCTTCTGAAACTCTGCCGGCGGCGGAAAATCACCCTGCTGATCGGCGCGGACCCGGAGCTGGCCGCCAAGATCGGCGCCGATGGGGTGCACTGGCCAGAACGAATGGCGGGACAATCGCGCAAGTGGCGCGGGCGGTTCAAACTGCAGACTGTTTCAGGCCATTCTGGGTACAACCGTGTACTTTTGAGGACTCTCAGTGTCGATGCGGTCCTTTTCTCGACCGTTTTTGCATCAAACAGCGTCAGCTCCGGTCACCCGATGGGCGCACTGAAGTTCCGGAAGCTGGCCCCTTCCCTGCCAAAGCCGGTGTACGCACTCGGCGGCATAAATACGGAAAACGGACTTTGCATAGCAGACTCAGCAGGGCTGGCGGCAATTGAAGGCTGGACATGTTTTGAAGTCCGATAA